From the genome of Bacillus thuringiensis, one region includes:
- a CDS encoding YqbF domain-containing protein, whose amino-acid sequence MKVVTLRYGGTYTAYGQKFKNGQEETIANEKADYLVSTGHFEFVKEVDKKEKET is encoded by the coding sequence ATGAAAGTAGTTACGCTGCGATACGGTGGAACTTATACCGCTTATGGACAAAAGTTTAAGAATGGCCAAGAAGAAACAATTGCAAATGAAAAAGCTGATTACCTTGTAAGTACTGGACATTTTGAATTTGTAAAAGAAGTCGATAAGAAGGAGAAAGAAACATAA
- a CDS encoding XkdF-like putative serine protease domain-containing protein: MGYELKNANISYVSLVTKGANGRQFAIMKSATAKQPNISKQVPILKTEEDKQLVTGVVYEPDVEDTHGDTMTAEEIEKAAYTFMENYQHIDKQHDEIAGKGTVVENWIAKSDMTVGDQEVKAGTWLMTVRVDDTDTWEEIKKGEVTGFSMGGFGERVEIAKADDLTHEEKGIIRKMVGFFKGEKHEIKKGEVKDRFVDERQNRDLRAVFNLFEDVFYWEIWESNPDIDRMATALDDMKDILSSIKGGYTIAKSEDSVQAENIVLESIKKAGKVLSQKNHEKLDEALALISEIKEAASPQEEDEMKAEDIAEIVKQAVEPLTTKLDKIEKQVNGEEIEPKPEELTEEEKTAAVIQKALEPFAERLENIEKAASIRKGLDPDELFTPGQQPIKKSVFAGLDLK, encoded by the coding sequence ATGGGTTACGAATTAAAAAACGCCAATATTAGTTATGTTTCATTGGTTACAAAGGGCGCTAACGGTCGTCAGTTTGCCATTATGAAGAGCGCAACTGCCAAACAACCAAATATATCAAAGCAGGTTCCAATCCTTAAAACAGAGGAAGATAAGCAGCTTGTTACAGGTGTGGTATATGAACCAGATGTAGAAGATACACACGGGGATACAATGACCGCAGAAGAAATTGAAAAGGCTGCATATACCTTTATGGAAAATTACCAACACATTGACAAACAACATGATGAAATCGCTGGTAAAGGGACAGTTGTTGAAAACTGGATTGCTAAAAGTGATATGACAGTAGGCGATCAAGAAGTAAAGGCAGGAACATGGCTTATGACCGTTCGTGTGGATGATACAGACACCTGGGAAGAAATTAAAAAAGGTGAAGTTACTGGCTTTTCAATGGGTGGATTTGGCGAACGTGTAGAAATCGCAAAAGCAGATGATCTTACTCATGAAGAGAAAGGCATTATTCGTAAAATGGTCGGTTTCTTCAAAGGCGAGAAACACGAGATCAAAAAGGGTGAAGTAAAAGATCGTTTTGTAGATGAAAGACAGAATCGTGATTTACGTGCCGTTTTTAATTTGTTCGAAGATGTGTTCTATTGGGAGATTTGGGAAAGTAATCCTGATATCGACCGTATGGCAACTGCTCTTGATGATATGAAGGATATACTCTCTTCTATTAAAGGCGGTTATACCATCGCAAAATCAGAAGATAGTGTACAAGCAGAAAACATTGTATTAGAAAGTATTAAAAAAGCTGGGAAAGTATTGTCCCAAAAGAATCATGAAAAATTAGATGAAGCATTAGCTTTAATTAGTGAAATAAAAGAAGCTGCTTCACCACAGGAGGAAGACGAAATGAAAGCAGAAGATATTGCAGAGATTGTTAAACAAGCGGTAGAGCCACTAACTACTAAGTTAGATAAGATTGAAAAGCAAGTGAATGGCGAAGAAATAGAACCAAAACCAGAAGAGCTAACAGAGGAAGAAAAAACTGCAGCAGTTATCCAAAAAGCATTAGAACCATTTGCTGAACGTCTTGAAAATATCGAAAAAGCAGCTTCTATTCGTAAAGGCCTAGACCCAGACGAATTATTTACACCAGGACAACAACCAATTAAAAAATCTGTTTTTGCAGGCCTTGACCTAAAATAA
- a CDS encoding phage head morphogenesis protein: MFVDEVTDTLQDDVTEFVQSTIASNGLTWMVLDPIGDVAAKWVATYAFELAKGIHETTKDRLRETMLKNLSEGMGVDALSVSIADVMSEASNYRAMMIARTETTYAMNYGNLIAYKGANRNKKTWLTGNDERVCKECGGLHGETVDIDDLFSNGKMCPPAHPHCRCTMISEE; this comes from the coding sequence ATGTTTGTCGATGAAGTCACGGACACACTACAGGATGATGTAACGGAGTTTGTACAGAGTACTATAGCTTCTAACGGTTTAACCTGGATGGTATTAGATCCAATTGGTGACGTTGCTGCAAAATGGGTAGCTACTTACGCTTTTGAATTAGCAAAGGGAATCCATGAAACCACTAAAGATAGATTAAGAGAAACAATGCTAAAGAATCTTAGTGAAGGAATGGGTGTTGATGCATTAAGTGTTTCCATTGCAGATGTAATGTCAGAAGCAAGCAACTACAGAGCAATGATGATTGCACGTACAGAAACAACATATGCAATGAATTACGGCAATTTAATTGCTTATAAGGGCGCAAATAGAAACAAGAAAACATGGCTTACAGGAAACGATGAGCGTGTTTGTAAAGAATGTGGTGGTCTACATGGGGAAACGGTAGATATTGATGATTTATTTAGTAATGGAAAGATGTGTCCGCCAGCTCATCCTCATTGTCGCTGCACTATGATTTCAGAAGAGTAA
- a CDS encoding phage portal protein — protein MSDKKTIKNVKVFGINKAADDPKNREDNSKQMAVDPFAQTYSDKGLIKPPYDMAVLLEIKESNPIHSACISAKVDDIAGVGFDFAPFEEVKEAASQEQYKRLKEFMRNCNPEMTSSEIIRAVWDDYETVGWGIIEVVRNNKNEPSELYHIPAHTVRAHKDKVRFAQSVNNKERWFKKFGYPDDFRLADGRPLNEEDIAENGTEKAGEVIVIRKFGSRSSYYGIPNYVSSIGSIVGSQAVRDYNINFFTGKTIPDSILFIEGVDEIDDGTENELKVFFSTETKGEHHKLAVVPVPHGAKARLEKISPDVKEGSFRLYKQDSAMEICVAHRVPPYRIGWAMTGSLGQTTAKEMNEMYKRSIIEPGQEILEHRLNNQLFRVFADILGGLDWHFKLNEIDTDDREADLKYAKDSYEGGILKLNESRKVVGYEPVPEGDKFYDGKTEPSPPEPIAKSADDEQDNLIAINAFREKHEEIEKAMQKKVADFFQSREKGS, from the coding sequence ATGAGCGATAAGAAAACAATTAAGAATGTAAAAGTATTTGGCATTAATAAAGCAGCAGATGATCCAAAGAACAGGGAAGACAACAGTAAACAAATGGCGGTTGACCCATTTGCACAAACATATAGTGATAAAGGATTAATTAAACCTCCTTATGATATGGCAGTGTTGCTGGAAATAAAGGAAAGTAATCCCATTCATTCTGCTTGTATTAGCGCGAAAGTGGATGATATTGCGGGTGTTGGTTTTGACTTTGCCCCTTTTGAAGAAGTAAAAGAAGCAGCGAGCCAGGAGCAATATAAAAGGTTAAAAGAATTTATGCGGAATTGCAATCCGGAAATGACAAGCTCAGAGATCATAAGGGCGGTATGGGATGATTATGAAACCGTTGGATGGGGCATTATTGAAGTTGTTCGTAATAACAAGAATGAACCGTCAGAACTATACCACATTCCAGCTCATACAGTTCGTGCTCATAAAGATAAAGTTCGCTTTGCTCAAAGCGTAAATAACAAAGAACGATGGTTTAAAAAGTTTGGTTATCCTGATGATTTTCGTCTTGCTGATGGTAGACCTTTAAATGAAGAAGATATTGCAGAAAACGGTACAGAAAAAGCCGGTGAAGTTATTGTTATTCGTAAATTCGGTTCTCGTTCTTCTTATTATGGGATACCTAATTACGTTAGTTCTATTGGCTCAATAGTTGGCTCTCAAGCAGTAAGAGATTACAATATTAACTTTTTCACAGGTAAGACTATTCCTGATTCCATACTATTCATTGAGGGTGTTGATGAGATAGATGACGGTACGGAAAATGAACTAAAAGTATTTTTCTCTACAGAAACAAAAGGAGAACATCATAAATTAGCCGTTGTACCTGTACCACATGGTGCGAAAGCTAGGCTAGAAAAAATAAGCCCTGATGTAAAAGAGGGCAGTTTCCGTTTATATAAGCAGGATAGTGCAATGGAGATATGTGTGGCCCATCGTGTACCGCCATATCGTATCGGTTGGGCTATGACAGGTTCATTAGGGCAAACAACTGCTAAAGAAATGAATGAGATGTACAAGCGTTCTATTATTGAACCTGGACAAGAAATATTAGAACATCGATTAAACAATCAATTGTTCCGTGTATTTGCTGATATACTAGGCGGTTTAGATTGGCATTTTAAATTAAATGAAATTGATACAGATGATCGTGAAGCAGATTTGAAGTATGCAAAAGATAGTTATGAAGGTGGAATATTAAAACTGAATGAGTCCCGTAAAGTGGTAGGTTATGAACCTGTACCAGAAGGGGATAAATTCTATGATGGTAAAACCGAACCTTCTCCGCCTGAACCAATTGCAAAATCTGCAGATGATGAACAAGATAACTTAATTGCTATTAATGCATTTAGGGAAAAGCATGAAGAAATAGAGAAAGCTATGCAAAAGAAGGTAGCTGATTTTTTTCAGAGCAGGGAAAAAGGCTCTTAA
- a CDS encoding DEAD/DEAH box helicase family protein yields the protein MSNTAFSKFMEIIDVYWDDPVAFAEDMLGFYPDEWQRKVLMDLAQSPKVSVRSGQGVGKTGLESVVVIWFLCCRPNPKVICTAPTKEQLFTVLWAEIAKWLEGSAVKNLLKWTKTRVYMIGSEERWFATARTATKPENMQGFHEDYMLFVCDEASGIADPIMEAILGTLSGAENKLFLCGNPTRTSGVFYDSHNRDRDLYKIHKVSSLDSPRTSKDNIEVLKKKYGEGSDVWRVRVLGEFPKAEADAFIPLEIVEQAASCKVEPTGETLDLGVDVARFGDDETVIAPRIGNKVFKLLNHYKQDTMETAGHVLKLAKEYMAKYKQLKRVDIKVDDSGVGGGVTDRLKEVIKSERLPFKVYPVVNNGKPLDDEHYDNAGAEGWAVVRDLLEENMKAFIQGEEPTMEIPNDEKMISQFSSRKYRITSRGKIALERKEEMKKRGLQSPDRADAIVLAFYKPKVVMGGKVKRV from the coding sequence ATGAGTAATACGGCTTTTAGTAAATTTATGGAGATTATCGATGTTTATTGGGATGATCCAGTTGCGTTTGCCGAGGATATGCTTGGTTTTTATCCGGATGAATGGCAGAGAAAAGTTCTTATGGATTTGGCACAAAGTCCAAAGGTTTCAGTGCGTTCTGGCCAAGGTGTTGGTAAAACAGGTCTTGAGTCAGTCGTTGTTATCTGGTTCCTCTGCTGTAGGCCGAATCCAAAAGTTATATGTACAGCCCCTACAAAGGAACAGTTATTTACTGTACTTTGGGCCGAAATAGCCAAATGGTTAGAAGGAAGTGCAGTTAAAAATCTTCTTAAATGGACTAAAACACGAGTATACATGATTGGTAGTGAAGAACGTTGGTTTGCTACTGCTAGAACAGCAACGAAGCCGGAGAATATGCAGGGTTTCCACGAAGATTATATGTTATTTGTATGTGATGAAGCTTCTGGTATAGCAGATCCTATTATGGAAGCCATACTCGGTACTTTATCTGGCGCAGAAAATAAATTGTTTTTATGCGGAAACCCAACAAGAACAAGCGGTGTATTTTATGATTCTCATAATCGTGACAGAGATTTATATAAAATACATAAAGTCTCTAGCTTAGATAGCCCTCGAACCAGTAAAGACAATATAGAAGTATTGAAAAAGAAATATGGTGAGGGTTCAGATGTTTGGCGTGTACGTGTACTTGGTGAATTTCCTAAAGCAGAAGCAGATGCATTTATCCCGTTAGAAATTGTAGAGCAAGCAGCATCTTGTAAAGTGGAGCCGACTGGTGAAACACTTGACTTAGGTGTTGACGTTGCACGATTTGGTGATGATGAAACTGTAATTGCTCCAAGGATAGGAAATAAAGTCTTTAAATTATTAAACCACTATAAACAAGATACTATGGAAACTGCTGGCCACGTATTGAAATTAGCTAAGGAATACATGGCAAAGTACAAGCAGTTAAAAAGAGTTGATATAAAAGTCGATGATAGTGGTGTTGGTGGTGGTGTTACGGACAGATTGAAAGAAGTTATTAAATCTGAACGATTACCATTCAAAGTATATCCGGTTGTGAATAACGGGAAGCCGCTTGATGATGAGCATTATGATAATGCAGGTGCAGAAGGTTGGGCCGTAGTAAGAGATTTACTTGAAGAGAATATGAAAGCATTTATACAGGGTGAAGAACCTACAATGGAGATTCCAAATGATGAAAAAATGATTTCTCAATTTTCTAGCCGTAAATACAGAATAACAAGTAGAGGTAAGATTGCATTAGAGCGAAAAGAAGAAATGAAGAAACGCGGATTGCAATCACCCGATAGAGCAGATGCTATAGTTCTAGCCTTCTATAAACCGAAAGTAGTTATGGGTGGGAAGGTTAAAAGAGTGTAG
- the terS gene encoding phage terminase small subunit translates to MARQRSPDRNKAYEIFKEHNGDITNRKIAELLSTSEKTVSEKTVGGWKSKDGWIDKLNGVLHKNERSTPKKDTEYSKKKPGAPKGNKNAVNNRGGAKKGNKNAVGNSGGSAPLRNGNAVSHGLYRKYLPQEIYDLKEELKEAVNNDSLTIIWDSIMLQYTQIIHAQRIMFVKDNEDMTKELRKNKLTESGYEEEWEIQFAWDKQASFLNAQSKAMSTLVNLIEKYDRLANTEEQKLRIEKLKKEIAAIKVDGDTNQNTEDWKESLMKIAERRRKQKEAEANE, encoded by the coding sequence ATGGCCAGACAACGAAGTCCAGACCGTAACAAAGCGTATGAAATATTTAAAGAACATAATGGTGATATTACGAATCGTAAAATTGCCGAATTGTTGTCTACATCCGAAAAAACTGTAAGTGAAAAAACGGTTGGCGGATGGAAATCCAAAGATGGATGGATAGACAAATTAAATGGAGTACTCCATAAAAATGAACGGAGTACTCCAAAGAAAGATACGGAGTACTCCAAAAAGAAACCAGGAGCACCCAAGGGTAATAAGAATGCTGTAAACAATCGTGGTGGAGCTAAAAAGGGTAATAAAAATGCTGTCGGTAATTCCGGAGGTTCTGCTCCACTGCGTAATGGTAATGCTGTTAGTCATGGATTGTATAGAAAGTATTTGCCGCAAGAAATATATGATTTAAAAGAAGAATTAAAAGAAGCGGTTAACAACGATTCCTTAACAATCATTTGGGACAGTATTATGCTGCAGTACACTCAAATCATTCATGCTCAACGTATTATGTTTGTTAAAGACAACGAAGACATGACCAAAGAACTGCGGAAAAACAAACTTACGGAAAGTGGCTATGAGGAAGAGTGGGAAATTCAATTTGCTTGGGATAAGCAAGCTAGTTTCTTAAATGCTCAATCGAAAGCAATGTCAACGCTAGTAAATCTAATTGAAAAATACGATAGATTAGCTAATACAGAAGAACAAAAACTACGCATTGAGAAACTCAAGAAAGAAATCGCTGCTATTAAAGTTGATGGTGATACTAATCAGAATACAGAAGACTGGAAAGAGTCACTTATGAAGATAGCAGAGCGCAGACGTAAACAAAAGGAAGCTGAAGCTAATGAGTAA
- a CDS encoding site-specific integrase, translated as MKFVQPIRDKKKLEEVKEVLRRQSYRDLFLFEMGINTGLRISDLLKLHVNDVKERTHIVIKEQKTGKDKRFIINTALREKINEYVSGMNETDCLFASKKTKKPITRIQAYRIMNTAAEKVGLDEIGTHTLRKTFGYHYYQKTKDVVMLQTIFNHSAPSITLRYIGIQQDEIDKSLEDFSL; from the coding sequence ATGAAGTTTGTGCAACCAATTCGAGATAAGAAAAAATTAGAAGAAGTGAAAGAGGTTTTACGTCGCCAATCTTATCGTGATTTGTTTTTATTTGAAATGGGAATCAATACAGGTCTAAGAATTAGTGACTTATTAAAGTTACATGTAAATGATGTGAAAGAAAGAACTCACATTGTTATTAAAGAACAGAAGACTGGGAAAGATAAGCGTTTCATTATCAATACAGCGTTAAGAGAAAAAATAAACGAATATGTAAGTGGAATGAACGAAACGGATTGTTTATTTGCTTCTAAAAAGACAAAAAAGCCTATCACTAGAATTCAAGCTTATCGAATCATGAATACCGCTGCTGAAAAAGTAGGGCTTGATGAAATTGGAACGCATACGCTTAGAAAAACTTTTGGCTATCATTATTATCAGAAGACAAAAGATGTAGTAATGTTACAAACAATCTTTAATCATTCTGCTCCATCGATTACGTTACGTTATATAGGAATCCAACAAGATGAGATAGATAAATCATTAGAAGATTTCAGTTTATAA
- a CDS encoding helix-turn-helix domain-containing protein has product MQLELLNDLTTELKTRVLSGAVTWELINAIVLDRLERIADEAKMNEFGIGMYGVKWEDVNLKAYAALDNVIGVNDAHLISSLSPGHIKNLCAAGAIESKKIGGTWVINRERFEEWFRCSCKNETNSTQTKYCKR; this is encoded by the coding sequence ATGCAATTAGAATTATTGAATGATTTAACAACAGAATTAAAGACACGCGTTTTATCTGGTGCAGTTACATGGGAATTAATTAATGCTATTGTATTAGATCGTTTAGAGAGAATAGCAGATGAAGCAAAAATGAATGAATTTGGTATAGGTATGTATGGAGTTAAATGGGAAGATGTTAATTTAAAAGCATACGCAGCATTAGATAATGTTATCGGTGTTAATGACGCTCATCTTATTAGCAGCCTTTCTCCTGGTCATATAAAGAATCTATGTGCAGCAGGTGCTATTGAATCTAAAAAGATCGGTGGAACTTGGGTGATAAATAGAGAGCGGTTTGAAGAGTGGTTCAGATGCTCATGTAAAAACGAAACAAACTCAACACAAACCAAATATTGTAAAAGATAA
- a CDS encoding sigma factor-like helix-turn-helix DNA-binding protein yields MKDLVEQYTKTRKTLEESKVGATEKDISIINEMISDINYALEWMRTAKEPGAIRGIERRAAYQRNTAVNPLLMQKYLRSAETLYEWDDKPKENVITEWERIKLEDALSTLTENEREIYIMFKGNCLSMDKISKLMKVSKGTIQKSIQRSDVKIARQLEGSLFCMI; encoded by the coding sequence ATGAAAGATTTAGTGGAGCAGTATACCAAAACAAGAAAGACATTAGAAGAATCTAAGGTGGGCGCGACAGAAAAGGATATAAGTATTATTAATGAAATGATTAGTGATATAAATTATGCTCTGGAATGGATGCGAACAGCGAAAGAACCAGGGGCTATAAGAGGTATTGAGCGTAGAGCGGCATATCAACGTAATACTGCAGTAAACCCATTACTAATGCAAAAGTATTTGAGAAGTGCAGAAACGCTATATGAGTGGGATGATAAGCCCAAAGAGAATGTAATTACTGAATGGGAACGTATTAAGTTAGAAGATGCTTTATCAACATTAACGGAAAATGAAAGAGAGATTTATATAATGTTTAAGGGGAATTGTTTGTCTATGGATAAAATTTCCAAATTAATGAAAGTATCGAAAGGAACCATCCAGAAATCAATACAACGATCTGACGTTAAAATAGCTAGACAATTAGAAGGTAGTCTATTTTGCATGATTTAA